A stretch of Babesia bigemina genome assembly Bbig001, chromosome : III DNA encodes these proteins:
- a CDS encoding pumilio-family RNA binding repeat domain containing protein, putative, producing the protein MLSFVEAEMYLRSLREGIAKVQEDSTASEKYLLASNAFSQIQDHIPKLAAHQVLSRYVEKLIALLAHSLIEDPANELEEKRQLCESICLHLMMKGDVTTLSMDSFGSHVLQSALQCGTIFEHQGFSLSTPLQYFAAAVEDGCLFQMLHHPSGSHVLRSLIKAIACALDADAFQSSRKWRFARLERWADLFCLDLGGSLSTTQSSITVCVVLKMCQSRPGSNVSRLCNSVSEYCVTHCTESKAVSYAAQECLQLCSNEEFNRVFNILVATRAQELSEHAFGNYVVQSVICHRYFQQSHLERLLNSIDMGKLLLSSSASVVWRMCESAVTLGTCQALFVKKLMAALRISNYTVNDSKKKRAKEKKRKAKEELRSDGAASADAADDRGAQPVEETQSGDESGAHSFKGHLWLALTSCTRPEKNHIHLRAAGASILLHMLKFERKLIVNLLSDFKYFLRIAKSHGRIVDLATDRHYSRVLQLMLDRRQGLMTEKQVRRLFKYLKPHLFDIAMDINGAFVLSDLFQASPLQLRRALLTGLAPHSKEIIDRNKKFASIICLDAFCKSESAWTKHQTVAESVRTLFKDIINPGS; encoded by the exons ATGTTGAGCTTCGTAGAGGCGGAGATGTACCTCCGCAGTTTGCGCGAGGGTATTGCCAAAGTTCAGGAGGATTCCACCGCTTCTGAGAAATACCTGCTCGCATCTAACGCTTTTTCGCAGATACAGGACCAT ATTCCGAAATTGGCAGCTCATCAAGTGCTTTCGAGATATGTCGAGAAGCTCATTGCGCTCCTGGCCCATTCGCTGATTGAGGACCCAGCGAACGAGCTCGAAGAGAAGCGCCAATTGTGCGAGTCCATATGCCTGCATCTTATGATGAAAGGCGATGTCACAACTCTCTCCATGGATTCGTTCGGTTCGCACGTTCTGCAGAGCGCTCTTCAGTGCGGCACGATTTTTGAGCACCAGGGCTTCAGTCTAAGCACGCCGCTTCAGTACTTCGCGGCAGCGGTAGA GGATGGCTGTCTTTTCCAGATGCTGCACCACCCGTCAGGATCGCACGTGTTGCGCAGCCTGATAAAGGCTATCGCATGTGCCCTGGACGCGGATGCCTTCCAGAGTTCCAGAA AGTGGCGTTTCGCAAGACTGGAGCGTTGGGCGGACCTGTTTTGCTTAGATTTGGGTGGTTCGCTTTCTACCACCCAGTCGTCGATCACTGTTTGCGTCGTGTTGAAGATGTGCCAGAGCAGACCTGGTAGCAACGTGTCACGATTGTGCAACAGCGTTTCGGAATACTGTGTTACGCACTGCACCGAGTCTAAAGCGGTGAGCTACGCAGCTCAAGAGTGCCTTCAGCTATGCTCGAATGAGGAATTTAACCGTGTTTTCAACATTTTGGTGGCCACGAGGGCGCAAGAGCTGTCGGAGCACGCGTTTGGAAACTACGTCGTCCAATCCGTTATTTGCCACCGTTATTTCCAGCAGAGCCACCTGGAGCGGCTGTTGAATTCCATTGATATGGGCAAGTTGCTCCTGAGCTCCTCTGCCTCGGTGGTATGGCGAATGTGCGAGTCTGCGGTTACTCTGGGAACGTGTCAAGCTCTTTTTGTAAAAAAGCTAATGGCTGCACTTCGTATATCGAACTACACAGTCAATGATTCGAAAAAGAAGCGCGCCAAAGAAAAAAAGAGGAAAGCCAAAGAGGAATTGCGATCAGATGGCGCTGCGTCAGCCGATGCTGCTGACGACAGGGGTGCTCAACCCGTTGAAGAAACGCAATCTGGCGATGAATCGGGCGCCCATTCATTCAAGGGTCATCTTTGGTTAGCGCTGACCTCTTGCACGCGGCCTGAGAAAAATCATATCCACCTGCGTGCGGCCGGTGCGTCCATATTGCTCCACATGCTCAAGTTTGAACGCAAGTTAATCGTGAACCTGCTGAGCGACTTCAAATACTTCCTCCGTATCGCAAAATCGCATGGCCGTATCGTCGACTTAGCCACTGATCGCCACTATTCCCGGGTGCTCCAGTTAATGCTAGACCGCCGTCAGGGTCTGATGACGGAGAAGCAGGTGAGGAGGCTTTTCAAGTACCTAAAGCCCCATTTGTTCGACATCGCCATGGACATCAATGGCGCTTTCGTGCTTTCGGACCTCTTCCAGGCGTCGCCATTGCAGCTCAGGCGAGCCCTTTTAACGGGGCTTGCGCCGCACAGCAAGGAAATCATTGACAGAAACAAGAAGTTCGCCAGCATCATATGCCTCGACGCATTCTGCAAGAGCGAGTCGGCGTGGACCAAGCATCAGACTGTGGCCGAGTCCGTCCGTACTCTCTTCAAGGACATTATCAACCCGGGGTCGTAA